The following proteins come from a genomic window of Helicobacter canadensis MIT 98-5491:
- the gyrA gene encoding DNA topoisomerase (ATP-hydrolyzing) subunit A has product MSDLLNQDIQNVNIEDSIKESYLDYSMSVIVGRALPDARDGLKPVHRRILYAMYELGVTSKAKYKKSARIVGDVIGKYHPHGDIAVYDALVRMAQDFSMRLELVDGQGNFGSIDGDSAAAMRYTEAKMTQAAEEVLRDIDKDTVDFLPNYDDTLKEPDILPSRLPNLLINGSNGIAVGMATNIPPHRIDEIIDALVYLIDHPKAELNEILQFIEGPDFPTGGIIYGKNGIKEAYETGRGRIKIRAKTHIEKTKTKDIIVIDEIPYQVNKARLVEQIAELAKEKVIEGIAEVRDESDRDGIRVVVELKREAMSEIVLNHLFKSTPMESTFGIILLAIYNKEPKIFTLLELLALFISHRKSVVIRRTIFELEKAKARAHILEGLRIALENIDEIVALIRSSSDPKVAKEGLIEKFNLSEIQAQAILDMRLQRLTGLERDKIENEYQELIKEIEYLSSILRSEELLNKIIKEELLEVKEKFSTKRLTAIEEDYESIDVEDLIPNEAVVVTMSHRGYVKRVPVRTYEKQNRGGKGKISANTHDDDFIESFFVSDTHDTIMFITNKGQLYWLKVYKIPEASRTAIGKAVVNLISLAPDEKIMATITTKDFNEDKSIAFFTKNGIIKRTNLSEFKNIRSVGVKAINLDGDDELVTAKIIHPEIQQILVVTYEGMCVRFGVDNVREIGRVARGVTAIKFKIPKDYVIGATVVSSENEEILSVSEKGIGKRTEVNEYRITNRGGKGVIAMKLTSKTGKLVGVVNVDENMDLMVLTSSGKMIRVDMQTIRKAGRATSGVIIVNVDDDKVVSIARCPKEEKEIEEDLPEEDNGLLEFNNEE; this is encoded by the coding sequence ATGTCTGATTTGTTAAACCAAGATATACAAAATGTCAATATTGAAGATTCTATTAAAGAAAGCTATCTTGATTATTCAATGAGTGTAATTGTAGGGCGTGCTTTGCCTGATGCACGAGATGGATTAAAGCCAGTCCATAGAAGAATTTTGTATGCAATGTATGAGCTTGGAGTAACTTCAAAAGCTAAATATAAAAAATCTGCAAGAATCGTTGGGGATGTAATTGGTAAATATCATCCACATGGGGATATAGCGGTTTATGATGCTTTAGTTAGAATGGCACAAGATTTTTCTATGCGCTTAGAATTGGTTGATGGGCAAGGAAACTTTGGAAGTATTGATGGTGATAGTGCAGCAGCTATGCGTTACACTGAAGCAAAGATGACTCAAGCAGCCGAAGAAGTTTTGAGGGATATTGATAAAGACACGGTAGATTTCCTTCCAAACTATGATGACACTTTAAAAGAACCTGATATACTCCCTAGTCGTTTGCCCAATTTGCTTATTAATGGATCAAATGGGATTGCTGTGGGTATGGCTACTAATATTCCTCCACATAGAATCGATGAGATTATTGATGCTTTGGTGTATTTAATTGATCACCCAAAAGCAGAATTAAATGAAATTTTGCAATTTATTGAAGGACCAGATTTCCCCACAGGTGGAATCATCTATGGTAAAAATGGCATTAAAGAAGCCTATGAAACTGGGCGTGGTCGAATCAAGATTCGTGCTAAAACCCATATTGAAAAAACTAAAACAAAAGACATTATTGTGATTGATGAGATACCTTATCAAGTCAATAAAGCAAGATTGGTAGAGCAAATTGCCGAATTAGCAAAAGAGAAAGTGATTGAAGGTATTGCCGAAGTAAGAGATGAATCTGATAGAGATGGAATAAGGGTGGTTGTAGAATTAAAAAGGGAAGCAATGAGTGAAATTGTTCTTAATCACCTTTTTAAGTCTACACCAATGGAAAGCACTTTTGGAATTATTTTGCTTGCTATTTATAATAAAGAACCTAAGATTTTTACACTCTTAGAATTGTTGGCTCTATTTATTTCTCATCGCAAAAGCGTAGTTATAAGACGCACAATTTTTGAACTTGAAAAGGCAAAGGCTAGAGCACATATTTTAGAGGGTTTGAGAATAGCTTTAGAAAATATTGATGAAATTGTTGCTTTGATTCGTTCTAGTAGCGATCCAAAGGTTGCAAAAGAAGGCTTGATTGAGAAGTTTAATCTTAGCGAGATACAAGCACAAGCAATTTTGGATATGCGTTTGCAACGCTTAACAGGTTTGGAGAGAGATAAGATTGAAAATGAATATCAAGAATTAATCAAAGAGATTGAATATTTAAGCTCAATTTTAAGAAGTGAGGAATTGTTAAATAAAATCATCAAAGAAGAATTGCTTGAAGTTAAAGAAAAATTTAGCACAAAGCGTTTGACAGCTATTGAAGAGGATTATGAAAGCATTGATGTAGAAGATTTAATCCCTAATGAAGCGGTGGTGGTTACAATGAGTCATCGCGGATATGTTAAAAGAGTGCCAGTTAGAACTTATGAAAAACAAAATCGTGGAGGTAAGGGCAAAATTTCTGCCAATACACACGATGATGATTTTATAGAAAGCTTTTTTGTGTCTGATACGCACGATACGATTATGTTTATTACTAACAAAGGGCAGTTGTATTGGCTAAAAGTTTATAAGATTCCAGAAGCAAGTCGCACTGCTATTGGTAAAGCAGTGGTGAATTTAATTAGCCTTGCGCCTGATGAAAAGATTATGGCGACTATTACAACAAAAGATTTTAATGAAGATAAATCTATCGCATTTTTCACAAAAAATGGAATCATTAAACGCACCAATTTAAGTGAATTTAAAAACATTCGCAGTGTTGGGGTAAAGGCTATCAATCTTGATGGTGATGATGAGCTTGTAACAGCAAAAATCATTCATCCAGAGATTCAACAGATACTTGTGGTTACCTATGAGGGAATGTGTGTGCGTTTTGGCGTGGATAATGTGCGTGAGATTGGACGGGTAGCACGAGGGGTTACGGCTATTAAATTTAAGATTCCAAAGGATTATGTGATTGGTGCAACCGTGGTTTCTAGTGAAAATGAAGAAATCTTAAGTGTTAGTGAAAAAGGGATAGGAAAACGCACAGAAGTTAATGAATATCGCATTACAAATCGCGGTGGTAAGGGTGTCATTGCAATGAAACTTACTAGCAAGACAGGAAAACTTGTGGGTGTAGTTAATGTAGATGAAAATATGGATTTAATGGTTTTAACTTCTAGTGGAAAAATGATTCGTGTTGATATGCAGACAATCCGCAAAGCAGGTCGTGCTACAAGTGGTGTGATTATTGTTAATGTTGATGATGATAAGGTTGTTTCTATTGCAAGATGCCCTAAAGAAGAAAAAGAGATAGAAGAAGATTTGCCAGAAGAAGATAATGGATTATTGGAATTTAATAATGAGGAATAA
- a CDS encoding aspartate-semialdehyde dehydrogenase, producing the protein MKKFNVAVVGATGAVGEEIFKILEERNFPINKLVPLASARSVGREITYKDEVYKVKELTHSVFEEEEIEIAFFSAGGSVSAEFAPSAAKAGAVVIDNTSHFRMQKDVPLVVPEVNPQDIALWEKTGIIANPNCSTIQMVQVLAPLHNAFKIKRVDVSTYQAVSGAGKKGMEELVLQMQKFFEFNMDLVEPKAFPHRIALNLIPHIDVFLDNDYTKEEMKMVNETNKIMHSDFAVSATCVRVPVLRSHSESITIAFEQEVSAEEAREVLSKAESVVVIDNPKEKSYPMPSLATDTDETYVGRIRVDNYDKKILHLWCVADQIRVGAATNAVRIAQKWAEMQK; encoded by the coding sequence ATGAAAAAGTTTAATGTTGCTGTTGTTGGAGCTACTGGGGCTGTTGGTGAAGAGATTTTTAAGATTTTAGAAGAAAGAAATTTTCCTATTAATAAGCTTGTGCCTTTGGCGAGTGCAAGAAGTGTGGGAAGAGAAATCACTTACAAAGATGAAGTCTATAAGGTTAAGGAGCTCACTCATAGTGTTTTTGAGGAAGAAGAAATTGAGATTGCTTTTTTCTCAGCAGGCGGAAGCGTGAGTGCAGAATTTGCGCCAAGTGCGGCTAAGGCAGGGGCTGTTGTGATTGATAATACTAGTCATTTTAGAATGCAAAAAGATGTTCCTTTGGTTGTGCCTGAAGTGAATCCGCAAGATATTGCATTATGGGAAAAAACTGGAATTATTGCAAATCCCAATTGCTCTACCATTCAAATGGTGCAAGTTTTAGCGCCTTTGCATAATGCTTTTAAAATAAAAAGAGTAGATGTTAGCACTTATCAAGCTGTTTCGGGTGCAGGTAAAAAAGGAATGGAAGAGTTAGTTTTGCAAATGCAGAAATTTTTTGAATTCAATATGGATTTAGTGGAACCAAAAGCTTTTCCTCACCGAATCGCGCTTAATCTTATCCCACATATTGATGTGTTTTTAGATAATGATTACACTAAAGAAGAAATGAAAATGGTTAATGAAACCAATAAAATTATGCATAGTGATTTTGCAGTGAGTGCAACTTGTGTGCGTGTGCCTGTTTTAAGAAGTCATAGTGAATCCATTACCATTGCCTTTGAGCAAGAAGTGAGTGCAGAGGAAGCTAGAGAAGTTTTAAGTAAGGCAGAATCGGTGGTTGTCATTGATAATCCTAAGGAAAAATCTTACCCTATGCCTTCTTTAGCGACAGATACTGATGAGACTTATGTAGGCAGAATCCGCGTTGATAATTATGATAAAAAAATCTTGCATCTTTGGTGTGTGGCAGATCAAATTCGTGTTGGTGCAGCCACTAATGCTGTAAGAATTGCACAAAAATGGGCAGAAATGCAAAAATAA
- a CDS encoding peptidylprolyl isomerase, which yields MELKEFNLSKEELESLQNAIIHTEKGDIKVKLFPNEAPNTTANFATLAKSGFYNGLNFHRVIAGFVAQGGCPNGDGRGGPGYAIKCELQNNPHKHLKGTLSMAHAGRNTGGSQFFICFAPQPHLDGEHTVFGQIEDEESLKVLDSIKQGDKILKIEINQ from the coding sequence ATGGAATTAAAAGAATTTAATCTTTCAAAAGAAGAATTAGAATCGCTTCAAAACGCTATTATCCATACAGAAAAAGGTGATATAAAAGTTAAACTTTTCCCTAATGAAGCACCCAATACCACAGCCAATTTTGCTACTTTAGCTAAAAGTGGATTTTACAATGGATTAAATTTTCATCGCGTTATTGCAGGTTTTGTTGCACAAGGCGGTTGCCCAAATGGCGATGGTAGAGGCGGTCCGGGATATGCTATTAAATGTGAATTGCAAAACAATCCTCACAAGCACCTAAAAGGAACTCTCTCAATGGCACATGCTGGACGCAACACAGGAGGCAGTCAATTTTTTATTTGTTTTGCTCCACAGCCTCACTTAGATGGAGAACACACGGTATTTGGGCAAATAGAAGATGAAGAAAGCTTGAAAGTCCTTGATTCAATTAAGCAAGGAGACAAAATCTTAAAAATTGAAATTAACCAATAA
- the cysK gene encoding cysteine synthase A — translation MKAIHSISEAIGNTPLLFIKSLSKESGANIYGKCEFFNPSGSVKDRIALNMIESAIREGKIDEDTILIEPTSGNTGIGLASVCAAKGIKLILTMPESMSIERRKLLSAFGAKLELTPAPQGMKGAVSRALELQKEIPNSLVLQQFQNQANPEVHRKTTALEILEAMDGKIDVFVSAVGTGGTLSGVGSVLKQKNPNVKIIAVEPINSPVISGGAPGPHKIQGIGAGFIPETLDTSLIDEVLQVDAEWAAQEARKIAKNEGVLVGISSGANLWGAKEIAKKYPNANIVTILCDTGERYLSTDLFEV, via the coding sequence ATGAAAGCCATTCATTCCATTAGTGAAGCTATAGGCAATACCCCTCTTTTGTTTATCAAATCACTTTCCAAAGAAAGTGGGGCTAATATTTATGGTAAGTGTGAGTTTTTTAACCCAAGTGGATCGGTTAAAGATCGGATTGCACTTAATATGATTGAAAGTGCGATACGCGAGGGTAAGATCGATGAAGACACAATTCTAATCGAGCCAACAAGCGGGAACACAGGTATAGGTTTAGCCTCTGTGTGTGCAGCTAAGGGTATTAAGCTTATTCTTACAATGCCAGAATCTATGAGTATTGAGCGACGCAAGTTGCTTAGTGCATTTGGTGCAAAATTAGAGCTTACTCCAGCACCACAAGGTATGAAAGGTGCTGTGTCTCGCGCTTTGGAATTGCAAAAAGAGATTCCAAATTCTCTTGTATTGCAGCAATTCCAAAATCAAGCAAATCCTGAAGTGCATCGCAAAACTACCGCGCTAGAGATTTTGGAGGCAATGGATGGCAAGATTGATGTATTTGTGAGTGCAGTTGGGACAGGTGGGACTTTAAGCGGTGTAGGATCTGTCTTAAAGCAAAAAAATCCCAATGTAAAGATTATTGCCGTTGAGCCAATAAATTCGCCTGTTATTAGCGGTGGCGCCCCCGGACCTCACAAGATTCAAGGTATTGGAGCAGGGTTTATTCCTGAAACTTTGGATACAAGTTTGATTGATGAGGTTTTGCAAGTTGATGCAGAATGGGCGGCACAAGAAGCAAGAAAAATTGCAAAAAATGAAGGTGTGTTGGTAGGGATTTCAAGTGGTGCAAATCTATGGGGCGCAAAAGAAATTGCTAAAAAATATCCTAATGCCAATATCGTAACGATTTTATGCGATACAGGTGAAAGATACCTTAGCACGGATTTATTTGAAGTATAA
- a CDS encoding low molecular weight protein-tyrosine-phosphatase has protein sequence MQKVHSILFVCLGNICRSPLAEGIARHLAQKEGLNLKIDSAGTSGWHIDEPPCAYSIAIAKKYGIDISQLKGRKVNVYKDDSFDYIVAMDRQNYQDLLTMGFEKEKVKLMGDFGLEGQEIPDPYYYKNLEGFEKIFSMLEVAIKALYSTIKD, from the coding sequence ATGCAAAAAGTCCATTCAATCCTTTTTGTTTGTTTGGGAAATATTTGTCGTTCTCCTTTAGCAGAGGGAATCGCAAGGCATCTAGCACAAAAAGAGGGCTTGAATCTTAAGATTGATTCGGCTGGAACAAGTGGTTGGCATATTGATGAGCCACCTTGTGCCTATTCTATTGCTATTGCCAAAAAATATGGAATTGATATTTCACAACTAAAAGGGCGAAAAGTTAATGTTTATAAGGATGATTCTTTTGATTATATTGTAGCAATGGATAGGCAAAACTATCAAGATTTACTTACAATGGGGTTTGAAAAAGAAAAAGTCAAGCTTATGGGAGATTTTGGATTAGAGGGACAAGAAATACCTGATCCTTATTATTATAAAAATTTAGAAGGATTTGAAAAAATTTTTTCTATGCTTGAAGTGGCGATTAAAGCGCTTTATAGCACGATTAAAGATTAG
- a CDS encoding sigma-54-dependent transcriptional regulator produces the protein MKLAIVEDDINMRKSLEIALGEYEEFEVVSFKNAKDALKKLDDSIDLIITDINMPQMDGIEFLRELNGRYEALIITGNATLNKAIDSIRLGVKDFLTKPFDIETLVAAIHRAKKAKEVIAKTPKKSEETKEQSFISTSPALQKALMLANKAAKTDAAILLLGESGVGKEVFANYIHNHSLRAKAPFIAINMAAIPDNLLESELFGYEKGAFTDATEGRAGKFESANGGSVFLDEIGEMPASLQAKLLRVLQEKEIVRLGSSKPIKVDIRFIAATNADIQKKIKKGEFREDLFFRLQTIPIHIPPLRERTEEIIPLCEWKLEEVDKQYGVGKKKWGKGAKEQLLSYKWPGNIRELLSVVERAAILCEDDTIMPEDLFLSSRESGGAKKIANLEEELIYEALKASDSDVDSAAELLGMQKQVLLEKMKHYHINF, from the coding sequence ATGAAACTAGCCATTGTTGAAGATGATATTAATATGAGAAAGTCTTTAGAGATTGCCCTTGGTGAATATGAGGAATTTGAAGTGGTGAGCTTTAAAAATGCTAAGGATGCACTCAAAAAACTAGATGATAGCATTGATTTAATCATCACTGATATTAATATGCCACAGATGGATGGAATAGAGTTTTTGAGGGAGTTAAATGGGCGTTATGAGGCTTTAATTATCACCGGTAATGCAACTTTAAATAAAGCAATTGATTCAATTAGGCTTGGAGTAAAAGATTTTTTGACTAAGCCCTTTGATATTGAAACTCTAGTAGCGGCGATTCATCGAGCTAAAAAAGCCAAAGAAGTGATCGCTAAAACCCCTAAAAAAAGCGAAGAAACCAAAGAGCAAAGCTTTATCTCTACTTCTCCAGCATTACAAAAAGCTTTGATGCTTGCTAATAAAGCAGCTAAAACAGATGCAGCGATTTTGTTATTGGGGGAGAGTGGAGTTGGAAAAGAAGTGTTTGCTAATTATATTCATAACCATTCCCTTAGAGCAAAAGCCCCTTTTATTGCCATTAATATGGCAGCAATTCCAGATAATCTTCTTGAATCAGAACTCTTTGGTTATGAAAAAGGTGCTTTTACGGATGCAACAGAGGGAAGAGCAGGGAAGTTTGAAAGTGCTAATGGCGGAAGCGTGTTTTTAGATGAAATTGGAGAAATGCCTGCTAGTCTTCAAGCTAAACTTTTACGCGTCTTGCAAGAAAAAGAGATTGTTAGACTTGGAAGCAGTAAGCCTATTAAGGTGGATATACGCTTTATTGCAGCCACCAATGCGGATATTCAAAAAAAAATTAAAAAGGGCGAATTTAGAGAAGATTTATTTTTTAGGCTACAAACAATCCCTATTCATATTCCGCCATTGCGAGAAAGGACAGAAGAGATTATCCCACTTTGTGAATGGAAATTAGAAGAAGTGGATAAACAATATGGAGTTGGTAAGAAAAAATGGGGAAAAGGAGCAAAGGAGCAATTGCTCTCCTATAAGTGGCCTGGAAATATTAGGGAGCTTTTATCAGTTGTGGAGCGGGCAGCAATCTTGTGTGAGGATGATACTATTATGCCCGAAGATTTGTTCCTAAGCTCTAGAGAAAGTGGTGGAGCTAAAAAAATTGCTAATTTAGAGGAAGAGTTAATTTATGAAGCATTAAAAGCATCTGATTCGGATGTGGATAGTGCTGCTGAGCTTTTGGGAATGCAAAAACAAGTGTTATTAGAAAAAATGAAACATTACCATATTAATTTTTAA
- a CDS encoding rhodanese-like domain-containing protein: MYIKHKSLATPIDLQNDKLDNCIIIDLRSRGYFLISHIPNALNLDSLSRISFIAQENPDKRIVLYCHSGASAADFGNKLVEMGYKNIFYLDENFFNLPKMGITIQYNT; this comes from the coding sequence ATGTATATTAAACACAAAAGCTTAGCTACGCCAATTGATTTACAAAACGACAAACTTGATAATTGCATTATTATTGACTTGCGATCTAGAGGATATTTTCTCATTAGCCACATTCCTAATGCGCTCAATCTTGATTCTCTTTCTCGTATTAGCTTTATTGCACAAGAAAATCCCGATAAAAGAATCGTGCTTTACTGCCACAGCGGGGCAAGTGCCGCAGATTTTGGAAATAAACTTGTTGAAATGGGATATAAAAATATTTTTTACTTGGATGAAAATTTCTTCAATCTCCCAAAAATGGGCATTACTATCCAATACAATACTTAA
- the acnB gene encoding bifunctional aconitate hydratase 2/2-methylisocitrate dehydratase, with amino-acid sequence MSFFIEYQEQVKQRAEQNIPPLPLTKEQVIQVVELLKKGERQDELIDLLSNRVSPGVDEAAKVKAEFLNQIVQGEITINGISKVLAVKLLGTMLGGYNIAPLVAALDSKDTEVAKAASEALKHTLLVYDSFNEIATLSKSNAYAKEVLESWANAEWFLSKEPLAEKITAVVFKVDGETNTDDLSPASDAFTRSDIPLHAQAMLKSRTQNAFGRIEELKKKGYPLVYVGDVVGTGSSRKSACNSLVWHMGREIPYIPNKKAGGLVIGSVIAPIFFNTCEDSGCLPIVAPVSELNEGDVIEIYPFKGEICKNGAVVSKFDLRPNTLADEIRAGGRINLIIGRGLTAKAREFLGMPKEEIFAKPQTPKGSGQGFTLAQKMVGKACGVEGVLPGTYCEPRVSTVGSQDTTGAMTRDEIKELASLGFSADFVLQSFCHTAAYPKPADVKLHATLPQFMSSRGGVALRPGDGVIHSWLNRMVLPDSVGTGGDSHTRFPIGISFPAGSGLVAFAAVTGSMPLDMPESVLVRFSGKMQPGITLRDLVNAIPYYAIKQGLLTVEKKGKKNIFSGKILEIEGLPDLKVEQAFELSDASAERSAAACTVALNKEPIIEYLKSNIALINAMIKAGYQDSTTLERRAKKMQDWIDNPVLLKADSNAQYAAVIEIDLNEITEPILACPNDPDDVATLSEILNNPNRPHNIDEVFVGSCMTNIGHYRALGEVLKGEGMVPTTLWIAPPTKMDARELTEEGYYSIFGAAGARIELPGCSLCMGNQARVRDNAVVFSTSTRNFDNRMGKDAKVYLGSAELAALCALLGRIPTKQEYLDLIPKKIQGKENQIYRYLNFNLLENWELD; translated from the coding sequence ATGAGTTTTTTTATAGAGTATCAAGAGCAAGTCAAACAAAGAGCAGAGCAAAATATCCCACCACTTCCCCTAACCAAGGAGCAGGTTATTCAAGTTGTTGAATTATTAAAAAAGGGAGAAAGGCAAGATGAATTAATTGATTTATTATCCAATCGTGTTTCACCAGGTGTTGATGAAGCGGCTAAGGTTAAAGCGGAATTTTTAAATCAGATTGTGCAAGGTGAAATTACTATTAATGGAATTTCAAAAGTCTTAGCTGTAAAATTGCTTGGAACTATGCTTGGGGGTTATAATATTGCTCCTTTAGTGGCAGCCTTAGATTCTAAAGATACAGAAGTGGCAAAAGCAGCATCAGAAGCCTTAAAGCATACTTTGCTTGTTTATGATTCTTTTAATGAAATTGCCACACTAAGCAAAAGCAATGCTTACGCTAAAGAAGTGTTAGAATCTTGGGCTAATGCAGAATGGTTTCTCTCCAAAGAGCCTTTAGCAGAAAAAATCACGGCTGTTGTTTTTAAGGTTGATGGTGAAACAAATACTGATGATCTAAGTCCTGCAAGTGATGCTTTTACGCGAAGTGATATTCCTTTGCATGCACAAGCCATGCTAAAAAGTCGCACTCAAAATGCCTTTGGTAGAATCGAAGAACTTAAGAAAAAAGGATACCCACTTGTTTATGTAGGTGATGTTGTGGGGACAGGAAGCTCTAGAAAATCAGCTTGTAACTCGCTAGTATGGCATATGGGGCGAGAAATTCCTTACATTCCAAATAAAAAGGCAGGTGGTTTAGTAATTGGTAGTGTAATTGCACCAATTTTCTTTAACACTTGTGAAGATAGCGGTTGTTTGCCTATTGTAGCACCTGTAAGTGAGCTTAATGAAGGTGATGTTATTGAAATTTATCCTTTTAAAGGAGAAATTTGTAAAAATGGTGCAGTAGTTTCAAAATTTGATTTAAGACCTAATACACTTGCTGATGAGATTCGTGCTGGAGGTAGAATCAATCTTATTATTGGTAGGGGATTAACCGCTAAGGCAAGAGAATTTTTAGGAATGCCAAAAGAAGAAATCTTTGCAAAACCTCAAACTCCAAAAGGAAGCGGACAAGGATTTACGCTTGCACAAAAAATGGTAGGGAAAGCCTGTGGAGTTGAAGGTGTTTTGCCGGGGACTTATTGTGAGCCTCGAGTAAGCACTGTTGGTAGCCAAGATACTACAGGTGCGATGACGCGAGATGAGATTAAGGAACTTGCTTCTTTGGGATTTAGTGCGGATTTTGTATTGCAGAGTTTTTGTCATACTGCAGCTTATCCTAAACCTGCTGATGTTAAGCTTCACGCAACTTTACCACAATTTATGAGTAGCCGTGGTGGGGTAGCTTTAAGACCAGGTGATGGTGTTATTCATTCTTGGCTTAATCGTATGGTATTACCAGATAGTGTTGGGACAGGTGGGGATTCACATACGCGTTTTCCTATTGGAATTAGTTTTCCTGCGGGAAGTGGACTTGTAGCGTTTGCAGCTGTAACAGGTTCTATGCCACTTGATATGCCAGAATCAGTGCTTGTGCGATTTAGCGGCAAAATGCAACCTGGAATCACACTAAGAGATTTGGTAAATGCGATTCCTTATTATGCAATTAAACAAGGATTATTAACTGTAGAGAAAAAAGGAAAGAAAAATATTTTTAGCGGTAAGATCTTGGAGATTGAGGGCTTACCAGATTTGAAAGTTGAACAAGCTTTTGAACTAAGTGATGCAAGTGCAGAAAGAAGTGCAGCAGCTTGCACAGTTGCTTTAAACAAAGAGCCTATTATTGAATATTTAAAATCCAATATTGCATTGATTAATGCTATGATTAAAGCCGGTTATCAAGATAGCACAACTCTAGAAAGAAGGGCGAAAAAAATGCAAGATTGGATTGATAATCCTGTGCTTTTGAAAGCTGATTCTAATGCACAATATGCTGCTGTTATTGAAATTGATCTTAATGAGATTACAGAGCCAATTTTGGCGTGTCCTAATGATCCTGATGATGTAGCAACATTAAGTGAGATTTTGAATAATCCAAATCGCCCACATAATATTGATGAAGTTTTTGTTGGAAGCTGTATGACAAATATCGGACATTATCGTGCTTTAGGGGAAGTCTTAAAGGGTGAGGGAATGGTTCCTACAACACTTTGGATCGCACCGCCAACAAAAATGGATGCAAGAGAGCTTACTGAAGAGGGGTATTATTCAATCTTTGGGGCTGCTGGAGCAAGAATCGAGCTTCCTGGTTGTAGCTTATGTATGGGGAATCAAGCGCGTGTAAGGGATAATGCTGTGGTATTTTCAACTTCTACAAGAAACTTTGATAACCGAATGGGAAAAGATGCTAAAGTTTATTTAGGAAGTGCAGAGTTAGCGGCACTTTGTGCATTACTTGGCAGAATCCCAACAAAACAAGAATATTTGGATTTGATTCCCAAAAAGATTCAAGGAAAAGAAAATCAAATTTATCGTTATTTGAATTTTAATCTTTTAGAAAATTGGGAATTAGATTGA
- a CDS encoding cytochrome-c peroxidase, translated as MEKWFLSLSSVLVACSLTLNANPLIQSAKDNGLAPLPKNQKEVDKVLQEMGVKFSPFTEAKAELGKKLYFEPRLSKSGIISCNTCHNLGLGGTDGISAAVGHRWTENPHHLNSPTVYNSVLNASQFWDGRAGTLADQAKGPIEAEPEMATPAKLAVEKIASLPEYVNEFKKIYGKDGVTFDNIADAIANFERTLITPSRFDKFLEGDSKALTKAEQEGLQVFLDKGCAACHNGVNLGGTMQAFQVAGQYKFANLGDFKGDSNGMVKTPTLRNVAETAPYFHNGAIWSLNDAIQEMGSVQLGIEISQAEAEKIATFLRSLTGEKPEVIYPQLPISTDKTPKPEL; from the coding sequence ATGGAGAAGTGGTTTTTATCATTATCTTCGGTATTGGTGGCTTGTAGTCTTACTTTGAATGCTAATCCTCTGATTCAAAGTGCAAAAGATAATGGATTAGCACCTTTGCCAAAAAACCAAAAAGAGGTAGATAAGGTATTACAAGAAATGGGAGTGAAATTTAGTCCTTTTACTGAAGCTAAAGCTGAGCTTGGTAAAAAATTATATTTTGAACCACGCTTGTCTAAAAGCGGAATTATTTCTTGTAATACTTGTCATAATTTAGGATTGGGTGGAACAGATGGAATCTCAGCAGCCGTAGGACATAGATGGACAGAAAATCCGCATCATTTAAATTCTCCAACGGTTTATAATTCGGTTTTAAATGCTTCTCAATTTTGGGATGGGAGAGCGGGGACACTTGCTGATCAAGCAAAAGGACCAATTGAAGCAGAACCAGAAATGGCAACACCTGCAAAACTAGCTGTTGAAAAAATCGCTTCATTGCCAGAATATGTTAATGAATTTAAAAAGATATATGGTAAGGATGGAGTAACTTTTGATAATATCGCTGATGCAATTGCAAATTTTGAGCGAACTCTCATTACTCCTTCTCGGTTTGATAAATTTTTAGAGGGTGATTCAAAAGCACTTACTAAAGCAGAGCAAGAAGGATTGCAAGTGTTTTTAGATAAAGGTTGTGCGGCTTGTCATAATGGAGTGAATCTAGGTGGAACTATGCAAGCTTTCCAAGTAGCTGGGCAATATAAATTTGCAAATTTAGGGGATTTTAAAGGAGATTCTAATGGAATGGTTAAAACTCCTACCTTAAGAAATGTTGCTGAAACAGCACCTTATTTTCATAATGGAGCAATTTGGTCGCTTAATGATGCGATTCAAGAAATGGGGAGTGTGCAACTTGGAATTGAGATTTCTCAAGCAGAAGCAGAAAAAATTGCTACATTTTTAAGATCGCTCACTGGAGAAAAGCCGGAGGTTATTTATCCACAGCTTCCTATTTCTACAGATAAAACTCCAAAACCAGAGCTTTAA